In Paracholeplasma morum, a single genomic region encodes these proteins:
- the yqeK gene encoding bis(5'-nucleosyl)-tetraphosphatase (symmetrical) YqeK has translation MDFERILLEKLGDHKDRIRHVKGVYERALELGLIHGGDPFVLKQAALLHDLCKYDTIESQVEMIDDLELVKKYQDTKVVYHALAAAAYVKKVLGINDPKVIEAIQYHMWGKPDMNLETMIIVVSDYSEPNRHFKEAKIVYERALKDLKEAYLLSLQFTVEHLLKDNVTPHIEQLECIEYYKETK, from the coding sequence ATGGATTTTGAACGAATTCTTTTAGAAAAACTTGGAGATCATAAAGACCGTATACGACATGTAAAGGGCGTATATGAACGCGCTCTAGAACTTGGTTTAATTCATGGTGGAGACCCATTTGTTTTGAAACAAGCAGCACTATTACATGATTTATGTAAGTACGATACAATCGAATCTCAAGTAGAAATGATTGATGATCTAGAGCTAGTGAAGAAATATCAAGATACCAAAGTAGTTTATCACGCACTGGCTGCAGCCGCCTATGTAAAAAAAGTCCTAGGGATAAACGATCCGAAAGTGATTGAGGCGATTCAATACCATATGTGGGGTAAACCAGATATGAACTTGGAAACCATGATTATCGTTGTTTCTGATTATTCGGAACCAAATAGACACTTTAAAGAAGCAAAAATTGTCTATGAACGTGCGCTAAAAGACCTTAAAGAAGCTTATTTATTATCGCTTCAATTCACGGTAGAACACCTCTTAAAAGATAATGTTACACCACATATAGAACAACTAGAATGTATAGAGTATTACAAGGAGACGAAATGA
- the rsfS gene encoding ribosome silencing factor, whose product MNLLEKTIKTLELVKPTDIRVYDMEKSSPFFDYVVVATANERQANALVSYLKEALPNQIKGIEGKTGGWLLVDLKDIIIHIFSEEQRDFYGFDKRLMGLKRVEL is encoded by the coding sequence ATGAACTTATTAGAAAAAACGATCAAAACATTAGAATTGGTTAAACCAACCGACATCAGAGTATATGACATGGAGAAATCCTCGCCATTCTTCGATTATGTGGTTGTGGCTACCGCGAATGAACGACAAGCTAACGCCTTGGTTTCTTACCTTAAAGAAGCACTTCCTAATCAAATCAAAGGCATTGAAGGTAAAACAGGTGGTTGGTTATTGGTTGACCTTAAGGATATTATCATCCATATCTTCTCGGAAGAACAAAGAGACTTCTATGGCTTCGATAAACGCCTTATGGGGTTAAAAAGAGTCGAATTATAA
- a CDS encoding class I SAM-dependent DNA methyltransferase, which produces MSFGKVYEALVEDIDYGPIVDFIVKELDPNKSLLDAGCGTGVFLIPLLKLGFHASGIDLDSESLAIARDKMRENALYAHLYEHDLREPIRAKYDQIILLNDVVNYFKGAKRLFKNLKNALNAKGTLLFDVYKEEYLSVMDGYIETDTEPFYYEWKVSVHNASLKHSITTTETYKVTQSIYPLKYYTSILENLGMEVITLAGPDERKHYIKATLKK; this is translated from the coding sequence ATGAGTTTCGGAAAGGTTTATGAAGCTTTGGTTGAGGACATCGACTACGGACCAATTGTAGATTTCATTGTAAAAGAACTTGATCCAAATAAGTCACTTTTGGATGCAGGCTGTGGAACAGGTGTTTTTCTAATTCCTCTATTAAAACTAGGGTTTCATGCGAGTGGGATTGACTTAGACTCAGAATCACTAGCAATTGCTAGGGATAAAATGAGAGAAAATGCCCTATACGCACATTTATATGAACATGATTTACGAGAACCTATTAGAGCTAAGTATGACCAAATCATCTTGCTAAATGATGTTGTGAATTATTTCAAAGGGGCTAAAAGGCTTTTTAAGAATTTGAAAAATGCCCTAAACGCCAAAGGTACGCTTTTGTTTGACGTTTATAAAGAAGAGTATTTATCCGTGATGGATGGGTACATAGAAACCGATACTGAACCATTTTATTATGAATGGAAAGTGTCCGTACACAATGCCTCTTTAAAGCATTCGATAACAACAACCGAAACTTACAAGGTGACACAATCCATTTATCCACTTAAATACTACACATCCATTTTAGAGAATCTAGGAATGGAAGTTATCACGCTAGCAGGTCCTGATGAACGTAAGCACTATATCAAAGCAACTTTAAAAAAATAA
- a CDS encoding helix-hairpin-helix domain-containing protein — MKKIKVGLFVLFLLLLIFIPKLLNKPVESRKLQPIVVPELIKVEIYGEVNLPGVYYVESGTTYEKLINYALGPKLEADLSTINLKEPILDSIRIEIKKKDEPVTQKVNINTASLEELVMLPSIGEATAKRIIEYRQKNGAFLTISDLKQVSGIGDQTFEKLKNLITV, encoded by the coding sequence ATGAAAAAAATCAAAGTTGGTTTGTTCGTTTTGTTTTTACTATTATTAATCTTTATCCCTAAACTACTCAATAAACCGGTAGAATCTAGAAAATTACAACCTATTGTAGTCCCTGAACTAATTAAAGTCGAGATTTATGGCGAAGTCAATCTTCCAGGTGTTTACTATGTTGAGTCTGGGACAACTTATGAGAAACTGATTAACTACGCGTTAGGTCCTAAACTTGAAGCGGACTTATCTACCATTAACTTAAAGGAACCAATTCTTGATTCCATTAGAATAGAAATTAAGAAAAAAGATGAACCCGTTACTCAAAAAGTAAACATCAATACTGCGTCACTAGAAGAACTGGTTATGTTACCTAGTATCGGTGAAGCAACCGCTAAAAGAATCATCGAGTACCGCCAAAAAAACGGTGCATTTCTAACGATTTCGGATTTAAAACAAGTATCTGGCATTGGCGATCAAACCTTTGAAAAACTTAAAAACCTTATTACCGTCTAA
- a CDS encoding ComEC/Rec2 family competence protein, which yields MKNLKTLLPSNTHLLGFGFLIGALSALNLYYLLLMIILVFFMRKHKLLKLSLLFILLGFLIVKTPRTLIKPNGYYRVLWVSEDKPFVYTIRSNSKKYHLKSNQEIEIGSVIMIETLPNLYDHARFTYGFDAHDYYKSQGINGYFNYVDFEVIKVEKSPYKVMDRLYTYVDSLPTNARYFVKSLVLGDYEFENKDTLSKLGISHLFVLSGLHIQILMTMCGYLFKPFKPKTRTVCYTVILGFYLFITKMPLSLLRAALQFLIYEYFVINDKKITRLDALSLTFMIMIILNPFYLKSIAFPLTFISSLFFILERPKPDFMSSVGTTIYIQLLILPFLSQIQSRMYPLALLFSPVIMRVFSYTLMPLAWFSLFRPIAELLEEGFKAIISLFEYINQDQIGFLIPRLSGILILIYMVLWLLIYLEESAKHKLLKGFFLILFLYMIPCIRYVKPYDQVTFLDVGQGDTTIIESKHNGCVIVIDAYGDIKGYLRNNHIVNIDYLIISHGHEDHYLKMYDVLETANVSEIIISHYEQDIEALLVDSSHKTKRVRPSEKLTCSGIEMTILGPLKDYKNANNNSLVIKLKMNDFSFLFTGDIEESAEVDLVNKYKKELGSDFLKVPHHGSITSSSSRFINHVNPIYAIISSGNTYLHPHKTILTRYLDNGIYIYQTKHSNTITVRLKYYDRKYRIRVHKDG from the coding sequence TTGAAAAACTTAAAAACCTTATTACCGTCTAATACACATTTATTAGGGTTTGGGTTTCTAATTGGCGCACTTAGTGCGCTTAATCTGTACTATCTATTGCTTATGATAATACTTGTATTCTTCATGAGAAAGCATAAACTTTTAAAGTTATCGCTTTTGTTCATCTTACTTGGATTTCTCATAGTAAAAACGCCAAGAACCTTGATTAAACCTAATGGGTATTATCGTGTACTTTGGGTTTCAGAAGATAAACCTTTCGTTTACACAATTAGGAGTAATTCGAAGAAATATCATTTGAAGTCGAATCAAGAAATTGAAATTGGGTCAGTTATTATGATTGAAACATTACCTAATCTTTATGATCATGCTCGCTTCACTTATGGGTTTGATGCTCATGATTACTATAAGTCCCAAGGTATTAATGGCTATTTTAACTATGTCGATTTTGAGGTAATCAAAGTCGAAAAGAGCCCTTATAAGGTAATGGATAGACTTTACACTTATGTGGATTCTTTACCTACTAATGCTCGATATTTTGTCAAAAGCTTAGTGTTAGGGGATTATGAGTTTGAGAATAAAGACACGTTGAGTAAATTGGGAATCAGTCATTTGTTCGTTTTATCTGGGTTACATATTCAGATTTTGATGACCATGTGCGGATACTTATTTAAGCCCTTTAAACCGAAAACAAGAACAGTTTGCTATACAGTCATCTTAGGATTTTATTTATTTATCACAAAGATGCCGTTATCGTTATTAAGAGCTGCTTTACAGTTTTTAATCTACGAGTACTTCGTGATTAACGATAAAAAGATAACTCGACTCGATGCGTTATCTCTAACATTTATGATAATGATCATATTAAATCCCTTTTACCTTAAATCGATTGCTTTTCCGCTCACCTTTATTTCTAGTCTATTTTTCATTTTAGAACGTCCTAAACCAGATTTTATGAGTTCAGTCGGTACAACCATATACATTCAACTCTTAATACTGCCCTTTTTATCGCAAATTCAAAGTAGAATGTATCCTTTAGCGTTACTGTTTTCTCCAGTCATCATGAGGGTATTTAGTTATACCTTGATGCCACTGGCATGGTTCTCTTTATTTAGACCGATTGCAGAGTTGTTAGAAGAGGGATTTAAAGCGATTATAAGCTTGTTTGAATATATTAATCAGGATCAAATAGGCTTCTTAATTCCAAGACTGTCTGGCATATTAATTTTGATTTATATGGTATTATGGCTGCTAATCTATTTAGAGGAATCAGCAAAACACAAATTACTTAAAGGCTTTTTTCTTATTTTATTCCTTTATATGATTCCTTGTATAAGATACGTAAAACCTTACGATCAGGTGACATTCTTGGATGTTGGGCAAGGCGATACAACCATCATTGAATCTAAACACAATGGGTGTGTCATCGTCATCGATGCGTATGGAGACATTAAAGGATACCTTAGAAACAACCATATCGTTAATATCGATTATTTAATCATTTCCCATGGACATGAAGATCATTACTTAAAGATGTATGATGTTTTAGAAACAGCCAATGTTTCAGAGATAATCATCAGTCACTATGAGCAGGATATCGAGGCGTTACTTGTCGATAGTAGTCATAAAACTAAACGCGTAAGACCTAGTGAGAAATTAACATGTAGTGGGATAGAAATGACGATATTAGGCCCCCTAAAAGACTATAAAAATGCCAACAATAACTCTTTAGTAATAAAACTCAAGATGAATGATTTTAGTTTTCTTTTTACAGGCGATATCGAAGAATCTGCAGAGGTTGATTTGGTTAATAAATACAAAAAAGAACTAGGAAGTGATTTTCTAAAAGTACCCCACCACGGCTCAATCACTTCGTCATCTAGCCGGTTCATTAATCACGTGAATCCGATATATGCGATTATATCCTCGGGAAACACATATTTACACCCTCACAAAACCATTCTAACAAGATACCTTGATAATGGCATATATATCTATCAAACCAAACACAGTAACACCATTACCGTTAGGTTAAAATATTATGATCGTAAATATCGTATTAGGGTACACAAAGACGGTTAA
- the holA gene encoding DNA polymerase III subunit delta — MPDLIYLFTGNDMFLVENAVESLVKSLDIDPFNVLSYDLTEQSMDQLLQEMNTISFFADKKIIKVKNPWFFYEDKTDDLLPDLIRYFHSPNEDTTVIFMTTKALDSSLNVVKEAKKYIRIETVKDMDKDAFKPYVKAQFDALRYQIDEQAIDELLERTNYDVSLLNNEIAKLRLFAFDEKKITLKDIKQLVSRNLEENIFELTNAVIARNKKRILEVYYDLLEKNEDPIRIISSISVKLKETIQSRQLLDKGYTQDMIASYFGVKSAKAYYMVKNAQQMKKVDLESLYERLSNLDYDIKSGRIDKKLGLELFLLEV; from the coding sequence ATGCCAGATTTGATTTACTTATTCACCGGCAATGACATGTTCTTAGTCGAAAATGCTGTTGAGTCTTTAGTAAAGTCATTAGACATAGATCCATTTAATGTACTATCTTATGATTTAACAGAACAATCTATGGACCAACTCTTACAAGAAATGAACACAATTTCTTTTTTTGCTGACAAAAAAATTATTAAGGTAAAAAATCCGTGGTTTTTCTATGAAGACAAAACCGATGACTTGTTACCAGATTTAATCCGTTACTTCCATAGTCCGAATGAGGACACAACGGTTATTTTTATGACAACTAAAGCGCTAGATTCAAGCTTAAACGTTGTTAAAGAGGCAAAGAAGTACATTCGTATTGAAACCGTAAAAGACATGGATAAGGACGCGTTTAAACCTTATGTCAAAGCTCAGTTTGATGCTTTAAGATATCAAATTGATGAACAAGCCATTGATGAATTACTTGAAAGAACCAATTATGATGTTTCCCTATTAAACAACGAGATTGCAAAACTTAGATTGTTCGCTTTCGATGAAAAGAAAATAACGCTTAAAGACATTAAGCAATTGGTTAGTAGAAATCTAGAAGAGAATATATTTGAACTCACTAACGCCGTAATTGCGAGAAATAAAAAACGCATTTTGGAAGTGTATTACGACTTACTTGAAAAAAATGAGGATCCAATCCGAATTATCAGTTCAATTTCTGTAAAGCTTAAGGAAACCATTCAATCCAGACAGTTACTGGATAAGGGCTATACACAGGATATGATTGCATCGTATTTTGGTGTAAAATCCGCTAAGGCATATTATATGGTGAAAAATGCGCAACAAATGAAAAAAGTAGACTTGGAATCTCTCTATGAAAGATTATCCAACCTAGATTATGATATTAAATCTGGTAGAATTGATAAAAAGCTTGGCCTAGAGTTATTCTTGTTGGAGGTATAA
- a CDS encoding 3'-5' exonuclease encodes MLVEKYEKILLFDFETTGLYPNTDRIIEIGAILLKRDPKMMQYRMDKELSVLIRQNKPLPPKITEITNITDEMLLTMGISEEEAFQAFFDMYDEKTLLVAYNIAFDHAFLKALFRRQKDSLYELNNDLLDVMAMFKDRHPFPHKLDNAVSTYGVEVKNTHRAIDDIKATLHVLLQMIKERDTTDAYINVIGYNPKYPPRGPLASHVKMVPQYGNRLEIERMFKG; translated from the coding sequence ATGTTAGTAGAAAAATATGAAAAAATATTGTTGTTCGATTTTGAAACAACAGGGTTATATCCCAACACAGACCGCATCATCGAAATTGGTGCGATTTTGTTGAAAAGAGACCCGAAAATGATGCAGTACCGTATGGATAAAGAATTATCTGTTTTAATTAGACAAAATAAACCTCTTCCACCTAAAATCACTGAAATCACAAATATCACCGATGAAATGTTATTAACTATGGGCATTAGTGAAGAAGAAGCTTTTCAAGCATTTTTTGACATGTATGATGAAAAGACTTTGTTGGTTGCTTATAATATTGCATTTGATCATGCGTTTCTAAAGGCGCTTTTTAGACGTCAAAAGGATTCGCTATATGAACTTAATAATGACTTGTTAGACGTTATGGCTATGTTTAAGGATAGACACCCATTCCCACACAAGCTAGACAATGCAGTCTCTACTTATGGCGTAGAAGTAAAAAACACGCATAGAGCGATTGATGATATCAAGGCTACTTTGCATGTTTTATTACAAATGATTAAGGAAAGAGATACTACAGATGCCTATATCAATGTCATTGGGTATAATCCAAAATACCCACCTAGAGGACCATTAGCATCACACGTAAAGATGGTTCCACAATATGGGAACAGACTAGAAATTGAACGCATGTTCAAAGGATAA
- the rpsT gene encoding 30S ribosomal protein S20: MANIKQQIKRNKTNEKRRLINASFKSSTKTAIKAVIKAVEAKDKEQALVAVAYASKKLDKGQAKGIYHRNYVANHKSQLAILVNSL, encoded by the coding sequence ATGGCTAACATCAAACAACAAATCAAGAGAAACAAAACCAACGAAAAACGTAGACTAATTAATGCTTCATTCAAATCTTCTACTAAAACTGCAATCAAGGCAGTAATCAAGGCAGTTGAAGCAAAAGACAAGGAACAAGCTTTAGTAGCGGTTGCTTATGCAAGTAAGAAATTGGATAAGGGACAAGCTAAGGGTATTTACCATAGAAACTATGTCGCCAACCACAAATCACAATTAGCAATCTTAGTAAACAGTCTATAA
- the pgsA gene encoding CDP-diacylglycerol--glycerol-3-phosphate 3-phosphatidyltransferase, with amino-acid sequence MTLPNKLTLSRIVAIPIMVIILVIEPFQSIDTVFSLNLAQLLFAILFVIASFTDFLDGYLARKNNQVTTFGKFTDPIADKLLVITAFLYLQTEQRVFWWMTLIVVAREFIVTGIRLLAVEKGKVIAASKFGKIKMVSTVIALVFLLFNDFGLTHWIGDILLWIALAATVLSGVEYFYKNKHLVFESI; translated from the coding sequence ATGACACTACCTAATAAATTGACTTTAAGTCGTATAGTGGCCATTCCAATTATGGTCATTATTTTGGTTATTGAACCGTTTCAATCAATTGACACTGTGTTCTCATTGAACCTTGCACAGTTGTTATTTGCGATTTTGTTTGTTATTGCAAGCTTTACTGATTTTTTGGATGGTTACTTAGCTAGAAAAAACAACCAAGTTACCACATTTGGTAAATTCACTGATCCAATCGCCGATAAGCTATTGGTCATCACGGCATTCTTATACCTTCAAACCGAACAAAGAGTATTTTGGTGGATGACGTTGATCGTTGTTGCTAGAGAGTTCATCGTAACTGGTATTCGTTTACTTGCAGTTGAGAAGGGTAAAGTGATTGCTGCCAGCAAGTTTGGAAAGATTAAAATGGTTTCAACAGTTATTGCATTAGTATTCCTATTGTTTAATGATTTTGGTCTAACACATTGGATAGGCGACATTTTATTATGGATTGCCCTTGCCGCAACAGTCCTTTCAGGCGTAGAATACTTTTACAAAAATAAGCATTTGGTTTTTGAATCAATTTAA
- the recA gene encoding recombinase RecA, protein MDVKKQEALLNAMKQIEKQYGKGSIMKLGDEADRHVDASPSGSISLDVALGIGGYPKGRIIEIYGPESSGKTTFALTAIAEVQRAGGYAAFIDAEHALDPQYAKALGVDVDNLILSQPDTGEQALEIAEALIRSGAVGIVVIDSVAALVPEAEINGDMGDSHVGLQARLMSQAMRKLSGIINKTNTIAVFINQIREKVGVMFGNPETTSGGRALKFYASVRLEVRRSEQIKLGNDIVGNKVNIKVVKNKVAPPFKTATVDIVYGKGVSKMGELIDLASELEIVKKSGAWYAYEGEKIGQGRENAKEFLETHAEIAKAIEAQVRANYNLK, encoded by the coding sequence ATGGACGTAAAAAAGCAGGAAGCATTGCTTAATGCGATGAAGCAAATAGAAAAGCAATACGGTAAAGGCTCCATTATGAAACTTGGCGATGAAGCTGACAGACATGTCGATGCTAGCCCATCCGGTTCAATTTCACTTGATGTGGCACTAGGTATTGGCGGATATCCAAAAGGTCGTATTATCGAGATTTACGGACCAGAAAGCTCAGGGAAAACGACGTTTGCATTAACAGCAATCGCAGAAGTTCAAAGAGCTGGAGGTTACGCTGCATTTATCGACGCTGAACACGCACTTGATCCACAGTATGCAAAAGCACTTGGTGTGGATGTTGATAATCTTATTTTGTCTCAACCAGATACTGGGGAACAAGCATTAGAGATTGCAGAAGCACTCATTAGAAGTGGTGCAGTAGGAATTGTTGTCATTGACTCAGTGGCAGCACTTGTTCCAGAAGCAGAAATTAACGGTGATATGGGAGATTCTCACGTGGGACTACAAGCAAGACTGATGTCTCAAGCGATGCGTAAACTTTCCGGTATCATAAACAAAACCAACACAATTGCAGTTTTCATCAACCAAATCAGAGAAAAAGTTGGTGTTATGTTTGGAAACCCTGAAACTACATCAGGTGGACGAGCCCTTAAATTCTATGCATCAGTAAGACTAGAAGTAAGACGCTCTGAACAAATCAAACTAGGAAATGATATAGTTGGGAATAAGGTAAACATCAAAGTCGTTAAGAACAAAGTAGCACCACCATTTAAAACAGCTACTGTAGACATTGTCTACGGTAAAGGTGTTTCAAAGATGGGTGAGTTAATTGATTTAGCAAGCGAACTAGAAATTGTTAAGAAGAGTGGTGCTTGGTATGCCTATGAAGGTGAAAAAATCGGTCAAGGTAGAGAAAACGCCAAAGAGTTCTTAGAAACACATGCAGAGATTGCTAAAGCCATTGAAGCACAAGTTAGAGCAAACTACAATTTAAAGTAA